A segment of the Catenuloplanes nepalensis genome:
GGCGGAGCGGCGCGTCCTCGCGATGAACGACCCGGCGGTGGACCGGCTGCGGCAGGTGCTGTGCCACGAACCGCGCGGACATGCGGACATGTACGGCGGTTTCATCGTGCCGCCGGACGATCCGGGCGCGCGGCTGGGCGTGCTGTTCTGGCACAAGGACGGGTTCTCGACCGCGTGCGGGCACGGCACGATCGCGCTGGGTGCGTGGGCGGTGCGGACCGGGCGGGTCGAGGCCCCGGCGGACGGCGCTACCGACGTGGTGATCGACGTGCCGTCAGGGCGGGTGACCGCGCGCGTGCACACGGCGTCCGGCAGGGTCACCGCGGTCGACTTCGTCAGCGTGCCGTCGTTCGTGGTGGCGCCGGCGGTCACGGTGATCACGTCGCGCGGGCCGGTCGAGGCGACGGTGAGTTACGGCGGGGCGCTGTATGCGCAGCTCCCGGCCGCTTCGGTCGGGCAGGGGGTGCGGCCGGAGGACCTGACCGCGCTGATCGCAATCGGGCGGGAGATCAAGGCCGGGCTGACAGATCATCCGGCGGCACGCCACCCCTCGGACGCGCGGCTGAGCGGGATCTACGGCGTGATCTTCCACGAGGAGGTCGCCGGGCCGCGGCATCAGCGCAACGTGACGATCTTCGCGGACGGTGAGGTCGATCGGTCGCCGTGCGGGTCCGGGACCGCGGCGCGGGTGGCGACGCTGGCCGCGTCCGGACTGCTCGCGCCGGGCGAGGAGCTGCTGCACGAGTCGATCGTGGGATCACGGTTCACCGCGCGCTACACCACGCAGGGTGACGCGGTGCTGCCGGTGATCACCGGCATCGCCTATCCGACGGGTACGCACGAGTTCGTGATCGATCCGGACGACCCGATGACGCCCGGGTTCGTGCTGCGATGATTCCCTACATCTCCGCATCCGACGTGGTCCGCCTGCTCGGCCCGGCCGGCGCGGTGGCCGCGGTGAGCTCGGCACTGCGGGACGGACTCGACCCGGCCGCCGGCGTGGCCCGCTCGTCCGTGCCGCTGGCTCACGGCGACCTGCTGCTGATGCCGGCCGAGTCGCCCCTGCCCCTCCCGGCCACGCCGTCCTGATCACCGCAGCACCCCCGCCACACGGGTACGACAGTCTCAGTAGCGGAAGTGCGAGACCAGGTTCTCCAGGCGGCGGGCCATGGTGCCGAGGTCGGTGACCGCGCCCTGCGACTGGTCCACGCCGGACGTGGTCACCTCGGTCGCGGTGGCCAGGCCGGAGATGTTGGCGGCGATGCCGGCCGCGCCCTCGGCGGCCGCCGCGATGCTGCGGTTCATTTCCGTGGTGGTCGCGGTCTGCTCCTCGACCGCGCCCGCGATCGTGGTCTGGAACGCGCTGATCTGCGCGATCACGTGGCTGATCTCCTCGATCGCGGCGACCGCGCCGGACGTGTCGCTCTGGATCGCCTCGACCTGGCGGGCGATGTCCTCGGTGGCGCGCGCGGTCTCCTGCGCGAGTTCCTTGACCTCGCCGGCGACCACGGCGAAGCCCTTGCCGGACTCGCCGGCCCGGGCGGCCTCGATCGTGGCGTTCAGCGCGAGCAGGTTCGTCTGGCTGGCGATCGCGGTGATCACCTTGATCACGTTGGCGATCTGCTCGGACGACTCGCCCAGCTTGCCGACCTGGGCGGTGGTGGTCTCCGCGACCTGCACGGCCTGGCCGGCGAAGCGGGCGGCCTCGGTGGCGTTGTGCGCGATCTCGCGGATCGCGGTGCCCATCTCCTGGGTGCCGTTCGCGACCGCGTCGACGTTGCTGGACACTCGCGCGGCCGCCTCGGCGACGCCGTGTGCCTGGTCGGAGGCGTCGGACGCGGACTGGGACATGGTGCTCGACGTGGTGGAGATCCGGTCGGCGGACGCGGCGACCGAGTGCGCGGCCTCGGTGACGGCCGCGACCACGGTCCGGATGTCCTTCTGCGCCTCCTCGAGGGCCTGCGCCATCTGGCCGACCTCGTCGCGGGAGCGCACGTTCGCGGCCACGGTCAGGTCCCCGGCGGCCATCGCGGCGAGCGCGGCGCGGACCCGGGACAGCGGCGGGACCACGGACTGCACGACCAGGTACGCGAACGCGGCGAGCACCACGGCCGCGACGACCACGGTGACCCACATGATGATCAGTGCGCGGTTGCTGGCGGCGGCGCGGGCCGCGTCCTCGCGCTCGACGGTGGCCGAGAACAGCGCGCGCTCGTTGTCCATCACGGCGCTGGTCAGGTAGTTGTCGACGTCGTTCTGCTCCCAGGAGAGCCGGGCCTGCGACTGCTCCGCGACCGCGCTGGCCACGAACCGCGTGATCACCTGGATGTAGTCCGCGTACACCGTCCTGATCCGCTCGACCGCGGATTCCAGGCCGGGCGACAGCGCGATCGCGTCGAGCTGGGTCAGGAGGTCCTCGGCCTCGGCGACGCTCGCGGCGAGCAGGTCGGTCTGCTCGGCCGGGGTGGCGCGGATGACCGACTGGAGGCCGTTGACCTTCATCTCGCTGGCCAGCTGGTCGAGGCGCAGCACCAGCGCGCTGGCCTCGTTGACGTGCTTCAGCCGGTCACTGGCCTCGCCGGCCTGACGATTGCTGATGATCGTCACGGTCATGCAGGTGGCGAGCGCGACCAGCGACGCGGCGACGAGCAGCGCGAGCTTGGTACGCACGGAGAGGTTCAGGAATCCGCTCACCTCAGACTCCGATCTCGGCGGCGGTGTAGTAGCCGCCGTCGACCAGGACCCGCTGGTAGTTGTCCTTGGTCACGGTCACCGGCTGGAGCAGGAACGTGCGCACGTCCTTGACGCCGTTGTTGTACTGCTTGACGTCGTTGACCATCGGCTCACCGCCGGTGACCAGCGCGTTCACCATCTGCACCGCCACCTTCGCCAGCTCGCGGGTGTCCTTGTAGACGGTCTGCCCCTGCTGGCCGGCCGCGATCAGCTTGACCGACTCGAGCTCCGCGTCCTGCCCGGTCAGCACGGGCAGCGCGGTCGGTGCGTACCCGCCCTCGGTCAGCGCCTCGATGATGCCGCGCGTGATCCCGTCGTACGGCGAGAGCACCGCGTCGACGCGCTCGTCCGCGTAGACGCTGCCCAACAGCCGGGTCATCCGTTCCTTCGCGACCTTGCCGTCCCACCGCTGGGTGGCCACGGTCGCGAACGCGGTCTCACCGCTCGGCACGGTCAGGATGCCGTCGTTGATGTACGGCTGCAGCACGCTCATCGCACCGTTGAAGAAGAACGTGGCGTTGTTGTCGTCCGACGACCCCGCGAACAGCTCAAGATTGTAGGGTCCGCCGCCGCGGGACAGCCGCAACGCCTGCACGATGTAGCCGGCCTGCTGCACGCCGACCTTGAAGTTGTCGAACGTGGCGTAGTAGTCGATGTCGTTCGTGCCGCGGATCAGCCGGTCGTAGGAGATCACCGGCACCTTCGCGGCCGCGGCCGCGCCGAGCACGTCCTTGAGCTTCGTGCCGTCGATCGCGCCGATCACCAGCGCCTTCGCGCCGTCGTCGATCATCTGCTGGATCTGGGACACCTGAAGCGCCGTGTCGTCGTCCGCGTACTGCAGCGACGTGTCGTATCCGAGGAGCGAGAACTGCGACACCATGTTCTCGCCGTCACCGATCCAGCGCTGCGACTCCTTGGTCGGCATCGCGATCCCGACCAGCCCGCGGTCCGGCGCCGCGACCTCGGCCGTGCCGCCGCCGCACCCGGTCAGTCCCAGCACGAGCACCAGGCCCGCCGCCCATCTCCGGATCATGAGATCTAGAAGACCATTCCGGGGGTACGCCCGGCGGGCGAAAACCGAAAAATGCCTCGTTATCCGCGCGGCGGCAGCCGGAGTCCGTGCACGCCACCGTCGACCGAGAGCACCGTGCCCGTGGTCGAGCCGGAGTTCGGGCCGGCCAGGTAGGCGATCGCGGCCGCGACCTCGTCCGCGGTGACGAGCCGGCCGTGCGGCTGGCGGGCCTCCAGCGCGGCGAGCGCCGCGTCCGGGTCGTCCGTGCGGGCCAGCAGGCGCCGCACCCACGGCGTGTCCGCGGTGCCCGGGTTGACGCAGTTGACGCGGATGCGCTCATGCACGTGGTCCGCGGCCATCGCCAGCGTCAGCGCCTGCACCGCGCCCTTCGTGGCGCTGTAGAGCGCACGCTGCGGGAGGCCCACGTGCGCGGCCATCGAGCAGGTGTTCACGATCGCCGCGTTCGCGGACTCGCGCAGGTGCGGGAGCGCGGCGCGGCTGACCCGGACCATGCCGGTCACGTTCACGTCGAAGACGTGCGCCCACTCCGCGTCGTCGTTGTCCTCGACCGTGCCGACCGCGCCCACGCCCGCGTTGTTGACCAGGATGTCCAGCCCGCTCAGCCGGTCCGCCGCGGCCTCGACCGCGGTGCGCACGGCCGCGTCGTCCGTCACGTCCGCGACGAATCCGGCCAGCGGGTCCGGCAGCCCTTCGGTGTCGCGGTCGAGCACGGCGACGTGCGCGCCGCGTGCGGACAGCCAGCGGGCCGTGGCCAGGCCGATGCCGGAGGCGCCGCCGGTGACCAGCGCGGACAGGCCGGAGAACTCGTCCATGTCAGGCCGCCCGGAACGTCTGCCGCTGCCGCCCGAGCCCGTCGATCTCCAGCTCGACGACGTCGCCGGGCCGCAGGTACGGCTTCGGCTCCGGCTGCCCGAGCGCGACGCCGGCCGGTGTGCCCGTGTTGATCACGTCGCCCGGGTGCAGCGTCATGAACTGCGACAGGTAACGGACCACCTCGTACACCCCGAAGATCATGTCTTTGGTGGAGCCGGTCTGCCGCACCTCGCCGTTGACGCGAAGGCGCAGGCCCAGGTTCTGCGGGTCGGGCACCTCGTCCGCGGTGACCAGCCACGGCCCGAGCGGGTTGAACGTGGCGCAGTTCTTGCCCTTGTCCCACTGCCCGCCACGCTCCAGCTGGAACGCGCGTTCCGAGACGTCGTGCACCACGGCGTAACCCGCGATGTGCTCCTTGGCCTGCTCGGCGGAGTCCAGGTAGGCGGCGGTCCGGCCGATGATCACGGCCAGCTCGACCTCCCAGTCGGTCTTGACGCTGCCGCGTGGGATGAGCACGTCGTCATATGCCCCGACCACGGTGTCCGGCGCCTTCATGAAGACCACCGGCTCGGCCGGTGCCGCCGCGCCAGTCTCCGCCGCGTGATCGTGGTAGTTCAGCCCGATACACACGATCTTGCCGATCCGCGCGACCGGCGGCCCGATCCGCAGCCCGTCCGCGTCCAGCACCGGCAGCCCGGCCGGGATCTCCGCCGGCCCGCCACCGGCCAGGAACGCCGGATCGACGTCCGCGATCACACCGGACAGATCACGCAGGACCCCGTCGCCGTCCAGCATCGCCGGCCGCTCCGCCCCGGCCGCCCCGACCCGCAACAGCCGCACGCACACCACCACCCGACATGTCGCCGATAGAGATCACTGAATATGCAACCACCCGGGCAGGACGATGTACAGGACCTCCGCCCAGCCGGGCGGGGCGAGACGGGCCGGCGTAGCACCGAGGGGGTACGCCGGGGTGAGCACCGTGGGGTGACGTGGCACGCAAAGACACCGGCCTAGCGTGCCGGCATGGTGGACACGGGGCTGGTGCGGAGGGTGGAGACCGGGACGGCGGCGGGGCGGGACCGGGCGGTGGACGGGCTGCGGGCGGTCGCGATCCTCGGCGTGGTGCTGGGGCACTGGCTGGTGACCGCGATGGTGGCGACCGGGGACGGCGTGTCCGTGGCGAGCCCGCTGACGTACCTCGGCGGGATGACCTGGGTCTCCTGGGTCTTCCAGACGCTCGCCGTGTTCTTCCTGGTCGGCGGCCGGGCCGCGGCGCTCGGATACCGGCGGCCCTACCGGACGTGGCTGGCCGGGCGGCTCCGGCGGCTGTTCCGGCCGGTGGTGGTCCTGCTCGCGGCGTGGGGGGTGCTCACCGCGGGGCTGCTGCTGGCCGGGGCCGGTGGGCGGACCGTCCACACCGTACTCACGCTGGTGCTGTCGCCGCTGTGGTTCCTGCTCGTCTTCGCGGGCCTGACCGCGCTGACGCCGCTCGCCACGCGCCTGCATCCGGCGTGGCCGCTGCTGGTCGTGGTGGCCGTCGACGCGATCCGGCTCGGGTTCGACGGGCCCGCGGCGCTCGTCTGGGTCAACATCGCGGCCGGCTGGCTCGTCCCGTTCACGCTGGGCGCACGATTCTTCCATCGGCGGTACGGGTGGGCGCTGCTCGCCGGCGGCGCGGTGGCCACGGTCGCGCTGGTGCGGTGGGGCGGATATCCGGCGTCGATGGTCGGCGTGCCGGGCGAGTTCTCCAATCTGAACCCGCCGACGCTGGCCGCGGTCACGTTCGGCCTGGCCCAGTGCGGCGCGGCGCTGCTGCTGCACGGGCCGTTCGACCGGCTGCTGCGGCGGTCGCCGCGCGCGTGGACGACGGTGGCGGTGGTGAACCTGTTCGCGATGACCGTGTTCCTGTGGCACCAGACCGCGATGCTGACGGTCACCGGCCTGACGCTGCTGACCGCCGGCCCGCTGCCCGGCCTGCACACGGTGCCCGCGACGCCGGGCTGGCTCGCGGCGCGGCTGGTGTGGCTGCCGCTGTTCGCGACGGCGCTCGCGGGATGCTGGGCGCTGTTCCACCGCGCCGAACTCGCCCGGCAGGCGGCCCGCCCCGGACTCGCGTCCTCCGGCGACCGGGACAGAGCCGGCCGGGTCGCTTCGTGAACGGCCCGCCCGGC
Coding sequences within it:
- a CDS encoding proline racemase family protein — encoded protein: MIGDRVMTEDYHTGGEPFRIVADPPVRIDGGTVAERRVLAMNDPAVDRLRQVLCHEPRGHADMYGGFIVPPDDPGARLGVLFWHKDGFSTACGHGTIALGAWAVRTGRVEAPADGATDVVIDVPSGRVTARVHTASGRVTAVDFVSVPSFVVAPAVTVITSRGPVEATVSYGGALYAQLPAASVGQGVRPEDLTALIAIGREIKAGLTDHPAARHPSDARLSGIYGVIFHEEVAGPRHQRNVTIFADGEVDRSPCGSGTAARVATLAASGLLAPGEELLHESIVGSRFTARYTTQGDAVLPVITGIAYPTGTHEFVIDPDDPMTPGFVLR
- a CDS encoding methyl-accepting chemotaxis protein — its product is MSGFLNLSVRTKLALLVAASLVALATCMTVTIISNRQAGEASDRLKHVNEASALVLRLDQLASEMKVNGLQSVIRATPAEQTDLLAASVAEAEDLLTQLDAIALSPGLESAVERIRTVYADYIQVITRFVASAVAEQSQARLSWEQNDVDNYLTSAVMDNERALFSATVEREDAARAAASNRALIIMWVTVVVAAVVLAAFAYLVVQSVVPPLSRVRAALAAMAAGDLTVAANVRSRDEVGQMAQALEEAQKDIRTVVAAVTEAAHSVAASADRISTTSSTMSQSASDASDQAHGVAEAAARVSSNVDAVANGTQEMGTAIREIAHNATEAARFAGQAVQVAETTTAQVGKLGESSEQIANVIKVITAIASQTNLLALNATIEAARAGESGKGFAVVAGEVKELAQETARATEDIARQVEAIQSDTSGAVAAIEEISHVIAQISAFQTTIAGAVEEQTATTTEMNRSIAAAAEGAAGIAANISGLATATEVTTSGVDQSQGAVTDLGTMARRLENLVSHFRY
- the chvE gene encoding multiple monosaccharide ABC transporter substrate-binding protein yields the protein MIRRWAAGLVLVLGLTGCGGGTAEVAAPDRGLVGIAMPTKESQRWIGDGENMVSQFSLLGYDTSLQYADDDTALQVSQIQQMIDDGAKALVIGAIDGTKLKDVLGAAAAAKVPVISYDRLIRGTNDIDYYATFDNFKVGVQQAGYIVQALRLSRGGGPYNLELFAGSSDDNNATFFFNGAMSVLQPYINDGILTVPSGETAFATVATQRWDGKVAKERMTRLLGSVYADERVDAVLSPYDGITRGIIEALTEGGYAPTALPVLTGQDAELESVKLIAAGQQGQTVYKDTRELAKVAVQMVNALVTGGEPMVNDVKQYNNGVKDVRTFLLQPVTVTKDNYQRVLVDGGYYTAAEIGV
- a CDS encoding SDR family NAD(P)-dependent oxidoreductase; its protein translation is MDEFSGLSALVTGGASGIGLATARWLSARGAHVAVLDRDTEGLPDPLAGFVADVTDDAAVRTAVEAAADRLSGLDILVNNAGVGAVGTVEDNDDAEWAHVFDVNVTGMVRVSRAALPHLRESANAAIVNTCSMAAHVGLPQRALYSATKGAVQALTLAMAADHVHERIRVNCVNPGTADTPWVRRLLARTDDPDAALAALEARQPHGRLVTADEVAAAIAYLAGPNSGSTTGTVLSVDGGVHGLRLPPRG
- a CDS encoding fumarylacetoacetate hydrolase family protein yields the protein MRLLRVGAAGAERPAMLDGDGVLRDLSGVIADVDPAFLAGGGPAEIPAGLPVLDADGLRIGPPVARIGKIVCIGLNYHDHAAETGAAAPAEPVVFMKAPDTVVGAYDDVLIPRGSVKTDWEVELAVIIGRTAAYLDSAEQAKEHIAGYAVVHDVSERAFQLERGGQWDKGKNCATFNPLGPWLVTADEVPDPQNLGLRLRVNGEVRQTGSTKDMIFGVYEVVRYLSQFMTLHPGDVINTGTPAGVALGQPEPKPYLRPGDVVELEIDGLGRQRQTFRAA
- a CDS encoding acyltransferase family protein, which produces MVDTGLVRRVETGTAAGRDRAVDGLRAVAILGVVLGHWLVTAMVATGDGVSVASPLTYLGGMTWVSWVFQTLAVFFLVGGRAAALGYRRPYRTWLAGRLRRLFRPVVVLLAAWGVLTAGLLLAGAGGRTVHTVLTLVLSPLWFLLVFAGLTALTPLATRLHPAWPLLVVVAVDAIRLGFDGPAALVWVNIAAGWLVPFTLGARFFHRRYGWALLAGGAVATVALVRWGGYPASMVGVPGEFSNLNPPTLAAVTFGLAQCGAALLLHGPFDRLLRRSPRAWTTVAVVNLFAMTVFLWHQTAMLTVTGLTLLTAGPLPGLHTVPATPGWLAARLVWLPLFATALAGCWALFHRAELARQAARPGLASSGDRDRAGRVAS